A genomic segment from Streptomyces antibioticus encodes:
- a CDS encoding SDR family oxidoreductase produces the protein MRVVVAGATGRIGSRTVARLRDHGVEVVSVSRGQGVDVTTGEGLPQALRGADVVVDVTDTPSRTELASAQFFGTATGNLLQAAAGAGTKHYVVLSVVGAERAQAGYFRAKLLQEEQARRSPIPHSVVRATPFFESVDALSRSDVHADGVHVSPARTRPASLDDVAVTVAHVAVGIPLFGLLEVGGPEEFRLNELAATLLASRGDDRAVIADPYAPFFGAVLEERTLLPGGEARVGHGTLAQWLKRR, from the coding sequence ATGAGAGTCGTTGTTGCAGGAGCCACGGGCAGGATCGGCTCCCGGACGGTCGCCAGGCTCCGGGACCACGGTGTCGAGGTCGTCTCGGTGTCCCGCGGTCAGGGCGTCGACGTGACTACCGGAGAGGGGCTCCCGCAAGCTCTGCGCGGTGCGGACGTGGTCGTGGACGTCACGGACACACCTTCTCGCACGGAGCTGGCCAGCGCGCAGTTCTTCGGCACAGCCACTGGAAATCTGCTGCAGGCTGCTGCCGGCGCGGGTACCAAGCACTACGTGGTGCTTTCTGTGGTGGGGGCTGAACGCGCGCAGGCCGGCTATTTCCGCGCAAAGCTGCTCCAGGAAGAGCAGGCCCGACGGTCACCGATTCCGCATTCCGTCGTGCGGGCCACTCCGTTCTTCGAGTCTGTGGACGCTCTGTCCCGCTCGGACGTGCACGCAGATGGTGTTCACGTCTCACCTGCGCGGACTCGTCCCGCGTCTTTGGATGACGTCGCTGTGACGGTCGCCCACGTTGCCGTGGGAATTCCGCTGTTCGGCCTTCTGGAGGTCGGGGGTCCGGAGGAGTTCCGCCTCAATGAACTTGCTGCGACGCTCCTGGCCAGTCGTGGTGATGATCGTGCGGTGATTGCCGACCCGTACGCCCCGTTCTTCGGCGCCGTTCTTGAAGAGCGGACGCTTCTCCCCGGCGGGGAAGCCCGCGTGGGCCACGGAACCCTGGCCCAGTGGCTCAAGCGCCGCTGA